Proteins encoded by one window of Phycisphaerae bacterium:
- a CDS encoding bifunctional oligoribonuclease/PAP phosphatase NrnA produces the protein MSVPRELIDTLAAAGFPVIAGHVTPDLDSLGAMLALARSLPSSEAAIVLPVPLESQRLLFLMELSNGVPIADPERVGRADVVVIVDTASTKRVNVAGHWEAIADKLIVNIDHHTTNPDFGSINWVEDNASSTCELVWRLIRAAGWKLDPVTAGLLYAGIYSDTAGFSLPSTTADCLDAAADLVRSGADVDRIGCRIARSQERHEFDLIRKVYHNTHVVAEGRIAYSTLTYEEIASCGCSPQDIDDQVSIPRSLSGIRMALLFSEGEKGVIRINLRGEPGTPVLPLAEKLGGGGHAYSAGVRIRGAMGDVVSRVLTEACEMLRAQDQGVFSLGAG, from the coding sequence ATGTCCGTGCCCCGGGAACTCATTGACACCTTGGCCGCCGCCGGCTTCCCGGTGATTGCGGGTCATGTCACGCCGGACCTCGATTCCCTGGGCGCGATGCTGGCCCTGGCTCGATCGTTGCCGTCGTCGGAGGCGGCGATCGTTCTTCCCGTTCCCCTTGAAAGCCAGAGGCTCCTGTTTCTCATGGAGCTGAGTAATGGCGTGCCGATCGCTGATCCGGAAAGGGTCGGTCGCGCCGACGTCGTGGTGATCGTCGATACCGCGTCCACGAAACGAGTCAACGTTGCCGGCCACTGGGAGGCCATTGCCGACAAGCTGATCGTCAACATCGACCACCACACTACCAATCCCGATTTCGGATCCATCAACTGGGTGGAAGACAATGCCAGCAGCACGTGCGAGCTGGTATGGAGACTCATCCGCGCGGCAGGCTGGAAACTCGATCCTGTCACTGCGGGACTGCTCTATGCGGGGATCTATTCCGACACGGCGGGTTTCTCGTTGCCCAGTACGACGGCGGACTGCCTTGATGCGGCCGCGGATCTGGTCCGCAGCGGAGCCGACGTTGATCGGATCGGTTGCCGAATTGCCCGGTCGCAGGAGCGGCACGAGTTCGACCTGATACGGAAGGTCTACCATAACACTCATGTGGTGGCCGAAGGCCGCATCGCGTACAGCACCTTGACTTACGAGGAAATCGCCTCATGTGGGTGCTCGCCGCAGGATATCGACGACCAGGTCTCGATCCCTCGCTCGCTGTCCGGAATCCGGATGGCCCTGCTTTTCTCAGAAGGAGAGAAGGGTGTGATTCGGATTAATCTTCGCGGCGAACCGGGCACGCCGGTTCTGCCGCTGGCGGAGAAACTCGGTGGAGGAGGTCATGCGTACTCGGCCGGGGTTCGTATTCGCGGAGCGATGGGCGACGTCGTGAGTCGCGTCTTGACCGAGGCGTGCGAAATGCTCAGGGCGCAGGATCAGGGGGTGTTTTCCCTGGGTGCGGGTTGA
- a CDS encoding sulfate adenylyltransferase — protein MPDLIPPHGGLKEPVNRTVPADRVHEFVREVASWPALPVSDADLSSVYRIGDGGLSPLTGPMVKAVYDQVLRDVNIDHNGHKYAWSIPISLPVTKDLASALKVGRRVRLTNSAGETVGALLIEDIFPWDKLAYIEAVYQTKRIDHPGGQMVMNDPGEMLIGGQIEMLPQPKHPEYGQFVLTPRETRTLFAEKGWERVVAFQTRNPLHRAHEYALVYGAEVLTRQGFKTGVVLNPLIGETKSDDVDAPTRMRTYRALLENRQLGEGDKDEELWRSKGYDINDVALLLGLDIKMFYAGPKEAIMHAIYRQNFGFTDIIIGRKHADAPYFDGKDIWDPLAAQEIFSQLTGELRIRPVKVGFAAYYEELGRVALVDECGKKGWKPIPISGRDVREALSAGRLPDPRVMRESTARILIEAMRK, from the coding sequence ATGCCAGATTTGATCCCGCCCCATGGCGGCCTGAAGGAACCGGTGAACCGCACGGTCCCAGCCGATCGAGTTCATGAGTTTGTTAGGGAAGTTGCTTCGTGGCCGGCCTTGCCGGTCAGCGACGCCGATCTGTCAAGCGTTTACCGGATCGGCGACGGAGGGCTCAGCCCGCTGACCGGCCCGATGGTCAAGGCGGTCTACGATCAAGTTCTTCGGGACGTCAACATTGACCACAACGGGCACAAGTACGCGTGGTCTATCCCGATTTCGCTGCCGGTCACCAAGGACCTCGCCTCCGCCCTCAAGGTCGGCCGGCGGGTACGGTTAACGAACTCCGCCGGTGAAACGGTCGGTGCGCTGTTGATCGAGGACATCTTCCCGTGGGACAAGCTCGCCTACATCGAGGCGGTCTATCAGACGAAGCGGATCGACCACCCTGGCGGTCAGATGGTTATGAACGATCCCGGCGAGATGTTGATCGGCGGCCAGATCGAAATGTTGCCGCAGCCCAAGCACCCGGAATACGGTCAATTCGTGCTGACGCCGCGGGAAACGCGGACATTGTTCGCCGAGAAGGGCTGGGAACGCGTGGTGGCCTTCCAGACCCGCAATCCGCTGCACCGGGCCCATGAGTACGCCCTGGTATACGGGGCCGAGGTGTTGACCCGTCAGGGCTTTAAGACAGGGGTGGTCCTGAACCCGCTGATCGGGGAAACCAAATCAGACGACGTTGACGCCCCGACCCGGATGCGAACGTACCGGGCCCTGCTCGAAAACCGCCAGCTCGGCGAAGGTGACAAGGACGAGGAATTGTGGCGGTCGAAAGGCTACGATATCAACGACGTGGCCCTGCTTCTTGGTTTGGACATCAAGATGTTCTATGCCGGTCCGAAGGAGGCGATCATGCACGCCATCTATCGCCAGAACTTCGGTTTCACCGACATTATCATAGGTCGCAAGCACGCCGACGCCCCATATTTCGACGGTAAGGACATCTGGGACCCGTTGGCTGCCCAGGAGATCTTCTCTCAACTGACCGGCGAGTTGCGGATTCGGCCGGTGAAGGTCGGCTTCGCGGCCTATTATGAGGAACTGGGGCGCGTTGCCCTGGTCGATGAGTGCGGCAAGAAGGGCTGGAAACCGATTCCGATCAGCGGACGTGATGTTCGCGAGGCGTTGTCGGCCGGCCGATTGCCCGATCCGCGGGTCATGCGCGAATCAACGGCCCGGATTCTGATCGAGGCCATGCGGAAGTGA
- the infC gene encoding translation initiation factor IF-3 has protein sequence MAKLQRCNEQIRLPSVRLIDENNEQVGVVPTAEALRRAREAGLDLVEVAPTERPPVCRIMDFGKFKYSQNQKKKKQKHHQQKLKEIRLHPDVGEHDRDIKVSRAVKFLEDGDKVQFTMVFHGRERFHKEIGFDIFKLIIEQVGEKGRIERPPRIEGQRMVMVFSPGKPGAKPAAAVVPAKPAAETPT, from the coding sequence ATCGCCAAACTGCAGCGGTGCAACGAACAGATTCGATTGCCGTCGGTCCGCCTGATCGACGAGAACAATGAACAGGTCGGAGTTGTCCCTACCGCGGAAGCTCTTCGTCGGGCTCGCGAGGCGGGCTTGGATCTCGTGGAGGTGGCCCCGACGGAAAGGCCGCCCGTCTGCCGGATCATGGATTTCGGCAAGTTCAAGTATTCTCAGAACCAGAAGAAGAAAAAGCAGAAGCATCACCAGCAGAAGCTCAAGGAGATCCGCCTGCATCCGGATGTCGGGGAACACGACCGGGACATCAAGGTGAGCCGTGCGGTGAAGTTCCTTGAGGATGGCGACAAGGTCCAGTTCACCATGGTCTTTCACGGACGCGAACGATTCCACAAGGAAATCGGGTTCGATATCTTCAAGCTGATCATCGAGCAGGTCGGCGAGAAGGGCAGAATCGAGCGTCCGCCGCGGATAGAAGGTCAGCGCATGGTCATGGTATTCTCCCCCGGCAAGCCGGGAGCCAAGCCCGCCGCCGCGGTCGTTCCGGCCAAGCCGGCGGCGGAAACGCCGACCTGA
- the thrS gene encoding threonine--tRNA ligase, protein MPQITLPDGKVLDVPAGKTVADVAAMINPGLARAAIAAKLDGAIVDLSTPVTRDGRLSILKADADDPDSLYVMRHSCAHVMAEAICSLFPQAKLVYGPPVENGFYYDIDLDRPLSQEDFAAIEAKMAEIVKADRPFTRYEMSREEGMAKLRQEGSRYKIDNAERAEGPLSFYVTGTERGSDFEDLCRGPHVPSTGRIGAFKIMQVSGAYYRGDQKEKQLQRVYGTAWPTAKDLKRYLDQLEEARKRDHRKIGQELGLFLIDPLVGSGLVLWKPKGAIVRYQLESFLRGELTKLGYQAVYTPQIGKLGLYRTSGHFPYYKDSQFPPLYEADLQKALNMLWELTRARAEHAPATAEELQAIENMRGMDGALADELLAASEQGKQALVKRIEAALEVSDGYLLRPMNCPHHIRIFASEPRSYRDLPIRLAEFGTVYRYEQSGELSGMTRVRGFTQDDAHLFCRPDQLLDEIAGCVNLTRKVFDSLGLGDYRVRIGLREPGSSKYVGSDENWALAEQAVRTAVQGSGMRYSEEKGEAAFYGPKIDFVVKDCIGREWQLGTVQVDYNLPERFDLTYVGSDNTAHRPVMIHRAPFGSMERFVAILIEHFAGAFPMWLAPVQVFVASVSEKSAAYAVKVRDRLVEADLRVELDVSAEKIGPKKHYARKHKIPYTLVVGEREAAEGSVNVNDRSGKTIGNESVEAFIARCVKEVNERTVKPAASN, encoded by the coding sequence CGATCTGAGCACGCCGGTCACACGGGATGGCCGTTTGTCCATCCTCAAAGCCGACGCCGACGACCCCGACAGCCTGTACGTCATGCGCCACAGTTGCGCCCATGTCATGGCCGAGGCTATCTGCTCGCTGTTCCCGCAGGCCAAGCTGGTCTACGGCCCGCCGGTCGAGAACGGCTTCTATTACGACATTGATCTGGACCGGCCCCTGTCTCAAGAGGACTTCGCAGCCATCGAGGCGAAGATGGCTGAGATCGTGAAGGCCGATCGGCCGTTCACCCGTTACGAAATGAGCCGCGAAGAAGGTATGGCGAAACTCCGTCAGGAGGGCAGCCGATACAAGATCGACAATGCGGAACGGGCGGAAGGGCCTCTGAGCTTTTACGTGACCGGCACAGAAAGGGGCAGTGATTTCGAGGATCTGTGTCGCGGTCCCCACGTACCCAGTACCGGCCGGATCGGGGCCTTCAAGATCATGCAGGTCAGCGGGGCTTATTACCGCGGCGACCAGAAAGAGAAGCAGCTTCAGCGGGTTTATGGCACAGCCTGGCCGACCGCCAAGGACTTGAAGCGTTACCTGGATCAACTGGAGGAGGCCAGGAAGCGCGACCACCGCAAGATAGGGCAGGAACTCGGGCTGTTTCTCATTGATCCGCTCGTCGGCAGCGGCTTGGTGCTCTGGAAGCCCAAGGGTGCGATTGTCCGCTACCAGCTTGAGAGCTTCCTGCGGGGCGAGTTGACCAAGCTTGGCTACCAGGCCGTGTACACCCCCCAGATCGGAAAGCTGGGCCTCTACCGGACCAGTGGTCATTTCCCATACTACAAAGACAGCCAGTTTCCCCCGCTGTATGAGGCCGATTTGCAGAAGGCCCTCAATATGCTTTGGGAGCTGACCAGGGCCCGGGCCGAACATGCTCCGGCAACCGCGGAGGAATTGCAGGCCATCGAAAATATGCGGGGTATGGATGGCGCATTGGCTGACGAGCTGTTGGCCGCCTCCGAACAGGGAAAACAAGCCCTTGTCAAGCGGATCGAAGCAGCGCTCGAAGTCTCCGACGGTTACCTGTTGCGTCCGATGAACTGTCCGCACCATATTCGGATCTTCGCCTCGGAACCTCGGAGTTATCGCGATTTGCCGATCCGCCTGGCAGAATTCGGGACCGTCTACCGGTACGAGCAGAGCGGCGAGCTGTCGGGCATGACCCGGGTCCGGGGCTTCACCCAGGATGACGCTCACCTGTTCTGTCGCCCCGACCAGCTTCTGGACGAGATCGCCGGTTGTGTCAACCTGACGCGGAAGGTGTTTGATTCCCTGGGCCTGGGGGACTACCGCGTCCGGATCGGCTTGCGGGAACCAGGGAGCTCCAAGTACGTTGGTAGCGACGAGAATTGGGCCCTTGCCGAGCAGGCCGTTCGGACTGCCGTTCAGGGCAGCGGCATGCGCTATTCGGAGGAAAAGGGTGAGGCAGCCTTCTACGGCCCGAAGATCGACTTTGTGGTCAAAGATTGCATCGGGCGTGAGTGGCAACTCGGGACGGTCCAGGTGGATTATAATCTGCCCGAGAGGTTTGACCTGACCTATGTGGGCTCGGACAATACCGCCCATCGGCCGGTAATGATTCACCGAGCCCCGTTCGGCAGCATGGAGCGGTTTGTGGCCATTCTCATCGAGCACTTTGCCGGAGCGTTTCCGATGTGGCTGGCTCCCGTGCAGGTGTTCGTGGCGTCGGTCAGCGAGAAGAGCGCCGCGTATGCCGTGAAGGTTCGGGATCGGCTTGTCGAGGCCGATTTGCGGGTGGAACTGGACGTCAGCGCCGAAAAAATCGGCCCCAAGAAGCACTATGCGAGGAAGCACAAGATCCCGTATACTCTTGTCGTGGGAGAGCGGGAGGCGGCGGAAGGCAGCGTGAACGTCAACGACCGCTCCGGCAAGACGATCGGAAACGAATCGGTCGAGGCGTTCATCGCCCGTTGCGTGAAGGAAGTCAACGAGCGGACGGTCAAGCCGGCCGCATCGAATTGA